A section of the Telopea speciosissima isolate NSW1024214 ecotype Mountain lineage chromosome 3, Tspe_v1, whole genome shotgun sequence genome encodes:
- the LOC122654717 gene encoding EID1-like F-box protein 2: MIVTKQYRCIHSSSCACTKGHLSEDVIFLVFQHLNWNPRLIAILSCTCKWFDDIAKRVLWKEFCRTRAPKMMLDLQSSGSHNVDGNWKALGKLLIYCSGCTKGGLFNSIHIPGHFVYRTRFSRTSGKSFLLPQCRNDVLYVSDPCEHLDQGEEGDVGFFRGVFKSFPLSRVRKMLIDREAKFHPTEVCPYCKAKLWSMLQAKMIPKSACSRLGAYEDCIEYYVCLNGHMLGICTLLPLSDSEEASELE, translated from the coding sequence ATGATCGTAACGAAGCAGTATCGTTGTATACACTCTTCAAGCTGTGCTTGCACTAAAGGGCATCTAAGTGAAGATGTGATTTTCCTAGTTTTTCAACATCTcaattggaaccctaggttgatAGCCATTCTCTCTTGCACCTGCAAATGGTTTGATGACATTGCAAAGCGGGTCCTATGGAAAGAGTTCTGCCGGACACGAGCCCCCAAGATGATGCTCGATTTGCAATCTAGTGGGAGTCACAACGTGGATGGGAACTGGAAGGCCCTTGGGAAGCTGCTCATTTACTGCTCAGGATGCACCAAGGGTGGACTGTTTAATAGCATTCATATCCCCGGCCACTTTGTTTACAGGACCCGGTTCTCTAGGACTTCAGGGAAAAGTTTTCTTCTACCCCAGTGCAGGAATGATGTTTTGTATGTTTCTGACCCTTGTGAGCACCTCGATCAAGGAGAGGAGGGCGATGTGGGATTCTTCCGGGGAGTTTTTAAGTCATTTCCACTATCAAGGGTTAGAAAGATGCTGATTGATAGGGAGGCCAAGTTCCATCCAACAGAGGTTTGCCCATATTGCAAGGCAAAGCTGTGGAGCATGCTACAGgcaaaaatgataccaaagagtgCATGCAGCAGGTTGGGTGCTTATGAGGATTGCATCGAGTATTATGTCTGCCTCAACGGGCATATGCTTGGGATCTGCACTCTTCTGCCCCTTTCAGATTCTGAGGAGGCATCTGAGTTGGAGTGA
- the LOC122654869 gene encoding uncharacterized protein LOC122654869: protein MCSKGSKLRDTRNRFSGSVLAVPDNDAIRDFFHRWRIKVHYTLKRPTFHSWLRPLSNCIAINCDGSVKDGRGGYGAIACDRMGSVLFVVAGGSRDTNIMRMELEAIWCGHRRAYATGGLRIHVRSDSLCAIQMINGGYHTPWHCMDLVEDIGSLKEAFSCCTFLHIMREANFCADFLASFAHGDQEILFSLTSLPMALTHLVREDAKGRRYQRI from the exons ATGTGTTCTAAGGGCTCAAAACTAAGG GATACCAGAAACAGGTTCTCTGGCTCGGTTCTTGCTGTGCCTGACAATGACGCCATCCGTGACTTCTTTCATCGATGGAGGATTAAAGTACATTACACCCTTAAGCGGCCCACGTTCCACTCTTGGCTGCGCCCCCTCTCCAACTGTATTGCCATAAACTGCGATGGCTCGGTGAAGGATGGTCGTGGAGGTTATGGTGCCATTGCCTGTGATCGCATGGGAAGTGTTCTGTTCGTGGTTGCCGGCGGGTCCAGGGACACCAATATAATGCGCATGGAGTTAGAAGCTATTTGGTGTGGTCACCGCAGAGCCTATGCTACTGGTGGTCTTCGGATCCACGTTCGTTCGGACTCCCTTTGTGCCATTCAAATGATAAATGGTGGTTACCATACCCCATGGCATTGCATGGATCTGGTAGAGGACATCGGGAGCCTTAAGGAGGCGTTTTCCTGTTGCACGTTTCTGCATATCATGAGAGAAGCTAATTTTTGTGCGGATTTCCTAGCTAGCTTCGCGCATGgggaccaagaaatcctttttAGCCTTACTAGCCTTCCTATGGCTCTTACCCACCTTGTTAGGGAGGACgccaaaggaagaagatatCAAAGAATATAA
- the LOC122654239 gene encoding uncharacterized protein LOC122654239 isoform X1, whose amino-acid sequence MVTAIAVTFPKSNLLQNPQSIRDPTSTFLGVPLKGVCLQLKPRSQKRDHFKLVVSSATTTTTSNNDGRFYLNFTGFPFPLGPFLNRRTIRTEAVKGCIWLFEQEQALGFSSVSTNIRMTVIKLKSGGLWIHAPIAPTKECIQLVKELGAPVEYIALPTFAYEHKIFVGPFSRKFPRAQIWVAPRQWSWPLNLPLEFFGIFRAKTLKDEDSSTPWATEIEQKVFSSPEVGIGPYVEVAFYHKRSRTLLVTDAVIFVPRQPPECISKESLLQSAKNGLAVKILSKGKEVPDEPVVDNKLNRQKGWERMVLQILFLGPSNLLEPTASFGQMSQKLIVSPIVKTLVFSKVPEKVRDWIDSIARDWSFKRIIPAHFAAPVYASRSDLFVAFAFLDDLLSERYVTRPSLSLLFASIMGKAASYFPPDDMKTLSSLDQFLVSVGAVKKTVSGRKL is encoded by the exons ATGGTTACAGCCATTGCCGTTACCTTTCCAAAATCCAATCTCTTGCAGAACCCTCAATCCATTCGGGACCCAACTTCTACATTTCTGGGAGTACCATTGAAGGGTGTCTGTTTACAGTTGAAACCCAGAAGCCAGAAAAGAGATCACTTCAAATTGGTGGTTTCTTCTGCAACCACTACTACCACTAGCAATAACGATGGCCgattttatttgaatttcacAGGGTTTCCTTTCCCTCTTGGTCCTTTTCTAAATAGGCGCACAATAAGGACTGAG GCTGTGAAAGGTTGTATATGGCTCTTCGAACAAGAGCAAGCTTTAGGATTCAGCAGTGTCTCAACAAACATCCGAATGACAGTCATCAAGCTCAAGTCTGGAGGATTATGGATCCATGCGCCAATTGCTCCGACCAAGGAGTGCATTCAG CTTGTTAAGGAGTTGGGGGCTCCTGTAGAATATATTGCCCTTCCAACCTTTGCTTATGAGCACAAAATATTTGTGGGACCATTTTCTAGAAAGTTTCCAAGAGCTCAGATATGGGTGGCACCTAGGCAATGGAGTTGGCCTCTCAATTTGCCGCTTGAGTTCTTTGGCATCTTTCGtgccaaaaccctgaaagatGAGGATTCTTCCACCCCATGGGCCACTGAGATCGAACAAAAAGTCTTTAGCTCACCAGAAGTTG GGATTGGGCCATATGTGGAGGTGGCATTTTACCATAAACGTTCAAGGACATTGCTGGTGACCGATGCTGTAATTTTTGTCCCAAGGCAACCACCAGAGTGCATTAGCAAAGAATCCTTGTTACAATCTGCAAAGAATGGTTTGGCTGTGAAGATTCTTAGTAAAGGAAAGGAAGTCCCAGATGAACCAGTTGTTGACAACAAGTTGAACCGTCAGAAAG GATGGGAGAGAATGGTTCTCCAAATCTTGTTCCTGGGTCCATCAAACCTTTTGGAGCCAACCGCCAGCTTTGGTCAAATGTCACAGAAGTTAATTGTTTCACCCATTGTCAAGACTCTAGTTTTCAGCAAAGTTCCAGAAAAG GTCAGGGATTGGATTGACAGCATTGCACGAGACTGGAGCTTCAAGAGAATAATCCCTGCACACTTTGCTGCTCCAGTATATGCAAGCAGGTCAGATTTGTTTGTAGCCTTTGCATTCCTTGATGACCTCTTGAGTGAACGTTATGTCACACgaccttcactttctcttctctttgcatCCATCATGGGTAAGGCAGCCAGTTACTTTCCCCCAGATGACATGAAGACTTTATCTTCTCTTGATCAATTCTTGGTCTCAGTTGGTGCTGTGAAGAAGACTGTCTCAGGCAGAAAACTGTAG
- the LOC122654238 gene encoding neurofilament heavy polypeptide-like has product MAEERNDILVTPARTMSADSSLRNSTGKTSTSSSREKIIPPHYLRASTGSCHDFCKYGRQHAFEAKGKRRIPKRVRTIVTEGVYSLNTERKKKPSVKLRPFLDSKTQFPNISEIIKQVSSSVKKREASSKQVLLLPKKIGVSPRQASPSAKTIVVSPKQAVPPDKEIEVSPQQAVSPVKKIKVSPKQAVSPAKKIEISPKQALSSARKIEISPKQVQSSARRIGISPKQVLSSARKIETSPKQPLSPAKKLEASTKQTSFPAKRDNSSPKPGSPLKPNSIAAKPSPPSGLLGGMGGKRNSDLKIVKKMATSKIDEKKALRPLIASVSHKPSVGGVPSLNTRTYKIDEKKALRPPKATVSPKPSVSRVLSLNARKYKNVKPVSSLKSQNKVKKAEPKLPDPVKEKTLYVIEQPESKSLELAPNGTHITQSSPSPSSSALSSSLDSSSSQSSPLLYPHVEEDNEESESMLSEAVDSISEYDETEEENQVETLNMEDKKFGRGAVHSETTDCPPRKLTFRRGSVVNIQTENNGPRRLKFRQGRLLGENDGKGGIGRRSFRRRRDGDTDGTRPESEKVVLRHQDVQGKKNAQGLFNNVIEETASKLVETRKSKVKALVGAFETVISLQESKPSTC; this is encoded by the coding sequence ATGGCTGAGGAGAGGAACGATATCCTGGTAACCCCAGCAAGAACTATGTCAGCAGATAGTAGTTTGAGGAACTCAACAGGAAAAACCAGTACATCAAGCAGTAGAGAAAAGATCATTCCTCCTCATTATCTCAGAGCTTCCACTGGTTCCTGCCATGATTTCTGTAAATATGGTAGGCAACATGCTTTTGAAGCCAAGGGAAAACGTCGCATTCCGAAAAGAGTTAGAACTATTGTGACTGAAGGCGTTTATTCATTAAAtactgaaagaaagaagaaaccctCTGTCAAGCTTAGGCCTTTTCTTGATTCGAAAACCCAGTTCCCCAACATTTCTGAAATAATCAAGCAAGTTTCATCATCTGTCAAGAAAAGAGAGGCCTCTTCAAAACAAGTTCTGTTACTGCCCAAGAAAATAGGGGTCTCTCCCAGACAAGCTTCTCCATCTGCCAAGACTATAGTGGTCTCTCCAAAACAAGCTGTGCCACCTGACAAGGAAATAGAGGTCTCTCCACAACAAGCTGTGTCACCTGTCAAGAAAATAAAGGTCTCTCCAAAACAAGCTGTGTCACCTGCCAAAAAAATTGAGATCTCTCCAAAACAAGCTCTGTCATCTGCCAGGAAAATAGAGATTTCTCCAAAACAAGTTCAGTCATCTGCCAGGAGAATAGGGATCTCTCCAAAACAAGTCCTGTCATCCGCCAGGAAAATAGAGACCTCTCCAAAACAACCTCTGTCACCTGCAAAGAAATTAGAAGCCTCTACAAAACAAACTTCTTTTCCTGCCAAGAGAGATAATTCATCCCCAAAACCTGGTAGTCCTTTGAAACCAAATTCTATAGCGGCAAAGCCATCTCCCCCCTCAGGTCTTTTAGGTGGTATGGGAGGTAAAAGAAACAGTGACCTCAAGATAGTGAAGAAAATGGCTACTTCCAAAATAGATGAAAAGAAAGCATTGAGGCCACTCATAGCTTCTGTTTCCCATAAACCTTCTGTCGGCGGAGTACCGAGCTTAAATACAAGGACGTACAAAATAGATGAAAAGAAAGCATTGAGGCCGCCAAAAGCTACTGTTTCCCCAAAACCATCTGTCAGCAGAGTTCTGAGCTTAAATGCAAGGAAGTATAAGAACGTAAAACCAGTTTCATCTCTGAAGAGTCAGAACAAGGTTAAGAAGGCTGAACCCAAGCTGCCCGACCCAGTCAAAGAGAAGACCTTGTATGTCATTGAACAGCCTGAAAGCAAAAGCTTGGAACTGGCCCCAAATGGAACTCATATTACTCAATCATCTCCATCTCCGTCTTCATCAGCATTGTCATCATCATTAGATTCCTCATCTTCTCAGTCCTCTCCATTGCTGTATCCACATGTGGAGGAAGATAACGAGGAATCAGAGTCTATGCTTAGTGAAGCAGTTGACTCCATTTCTGAATATGACGAGACCGAAGAAGAGAACCAAGTCGAGACTTTGAACATGGAAGATAAAAAGTTTGGAAGGGGAGCTGTTCACTCTGAAACTACAGATTGCCCACCCCGAAAGTTAACATTCAGGAGAGGAAGTGTAGTTAACATTCAAACTGAGAACAATGGCCCAAGAAGACTTAAATTCAGGCAAGGAAGATTGCTAGGGGAGAATGATGGTAAAGGTGGAATTGGAAGGAGAAGCTTCAGAAGGAGGAGAGATGGTGACACAGATGGTACTAGACCTGAATCTGAAAAGGTAGTTCTGAGACACCAGGATGTGCAGGGAAAGAAGAATGCTCAAGGTTTGTTTAATAATGTTATTGAAGAGACTGCAAGTAAACTTGTTGAGACCAGGAAGAGCAAGGTTAAAGCATTGGTGGGTGCATTCGAAACTGTAATCTCCCTACAAGAGAGCAAGCCTTCTACTTGTTGA
- the LOC122654868 gene encoding probable pectate lyase 7 yields the protein MVELAIIKPNNIFFFFFFFFLFTYAVKAHIATNFEGALTRRLLLQQKEEVGAGGPCQATNPIDSCWRCQANWEMNRKSYAKCALGFGRKTRGGENGRIYVVTDPSDSDMVNPKNGTLRYGVIQNEPLWIIFAHDMTIRLTQELIMTSNKTIDGRGANVHIANGAGITIQFVHDIIITNLHIHDIKATKGGDIRDSVDHHGQRTSSDGDGINIFGSTNIWIDHMSMSNCKDGLIDAVMGSTAITISNNYFSSHDHVMLLGANDTYADDEKMQVTVAFNHFGPGLVQRMPRVRWGFAHVVNNDYTHWEMYAIGGSTHPTILSQGNRFVASDSSAFKQVTHRDYATEDVWKNWDWRSEGDLMENGAFFVQSGSPLKKESFSSEDMISPKPATSVPELTRFAGALNCTVGKPC from the exons ATGGTGGAGTTAGCTATTATTAAGCCCAACaacatcttctttttctttttcttcttctttttgttcacCTATGCTGTGAAGGCCCATATAGCAACGAACTTCGAAGGGGCGTTGACGAGAAGGTTGTTGCTTCAACAGAAAGAAGAAGTGGGGGCCGGGGGCCCATGCCAGGCAACGAACCCAATAGACAGCTGCTGGAGGTGCCAAGCCAACTGGGAGATGAATCGAAAGAGTTACGCCAAGTGCGCGCTGGGGTTCGGCAGGAAGACTAGGGGTGGCGAGAACGGCCGCATCTACGTTGTCACTGACCCCTCCGACAGCGACATGGTCAACCCAAAGAACGGCACCCTCCGTTACGGTGTCATCCAGAACGAGCCACTTTGGATCATCTTTGCCCACGACATGACCATCCGCCTCACCCAGGAGCTCATTATGACATCCAACAAGACCATCGACGGCCGTGGCGCCAACGTTCACATCGCCAACGGCGCTGGTATAACCATCCAGTTCGTCCACGATATCATCATCACTAACCTCCACATCCACGACATCAAAGCCACCAAAGGCGGCGATATCCGTGATTCCGTCGACCACCACGGTCAGCGCACCTCCAGCGACGGCGATGGTATTAACATCTTCGGATCCACCAACATCTGGATCGACCACATGTCCATGTCCAACTGCAAGGATGGACTCATCGACGCCGTCATGGGTTCCACCGCCATTACCATCTCCAATAACTACTTCTCTAGCCACGACCAT gTGATGCTGTTAGGAGCAAATGACACCTACGCCGATGACGAGAAGATGCAGGTCACCGTAGCATTCAACCACTTCGGGCCAGGATTAGTACAGAGGATGCCCAGGGTCCGATGGGGATTCGCCCACGTGGTGAACAACGATTACACCCACTGGGAAATGTACGCCATTGGTGGCAGCACACACCCAACCATCCTAAGTCAGGGCAACCGCTTCGTCGCTTCAGATTCATCGGCATTCAAGCAGGTTACCCATAGGGATTACGCAACCGAGGACGTGTGGAAGAACTGGGACTGGAGATCTGAGGGTGATCTAATGGAGAACGGTGCCTTCTTCGTCCAATCTGGATCCCCATTAAAGAAGGAGTCCTTCTCCAGCGAAGACATGATCAGCCCAAAGCCCGCCACCTCTGTCCCCGAGCTTACTCGCTTTGCTGGTGCACTCAACTGCACGGTTGGCAAGCCTTGCTAA
- the LOC122654239 gene encoding uncharacterized protein LOC122654239 isoform X2, with protein sequence MVTAIAVTFPKSNLLQNPQSIRDPTSTFLGVPLKGVCLQLKPRSQKRDHFKLVVSSATTTTTSNNDGRFYLNFTGFPFPLGPFLNRRTIRTEAVKGCIWLFEQEQALGFSSVSTNIRMTVIKLKSGGLWIHAPIAPTKECIQLVKELGAPVEYIALPTFAYEHKIFVGPFSRKFPRAQIWVAPRQWSWPLNLPLEFFGIFRAKTLKDEDSSTPWATEIEQKVFSSPEVGIGPYVEVAFYHKRSRTLLVTDAVIFVPRQPPECISKESLLQSAKNGLAVKILSKGKEVPDEPVVDNKLNRQKGWERMVLQILFLGPSNLLEPTASFGQMSQKLIVSPIVKTLVFSKVPEKPV encoded by the exons ATGGTTACAGCCATTGCCGTTACCTTTCCAAAATCCAATCTCTTGCAGAACCCTCAATCCATTCGGGACCCAACTTCTACATTTCTGGGAGTACCATTGAAGGGTGTCTGTTTACAGTTGAAACCCAGAAGCCAGAAAAGAGATCACTTCAAATTGGTGGTTTCTTCTGCAACCACTACTACCACTAGCAATAACGATGGCCgattttatttgaatttcacAGGGTTTCCTTTCCCTCTTGGTCCTTTTCTAAATAGGCGCACAATAAGGACTGAG GCTGTGAAAGGTTGTATATGGCTCTTCGAACAAGAGCAAGCTTTAGGATTCAGCAGTGTCTCAACAAACATCCGAATGACAGTCATCAAGCTCAAGTCTGGAGGATTATGGATCCATGCGCCAATTGCTCCGACCAAGGAGTGCATTCAG CTTGTTAAGGAGTTGGGGGCTCCTGTAGAATATATTGCCCTTCCAACCTTTGCTTATGAGCACAAAATATTTGTGGGACCATTTTCTAGAAAGTTTCCAAGAGCTCAGATATGGGTGGCACCTAGGCAATGGAGTTGGCCTCTCAATTTGCCGCTTGAGTTCTTTGGCATCTTTCGtgccaaaaccctgaaagatGAGGATTCTTCCACCCCATGGGCCACTGAGATCGAACAAAAAGTCTTTAGCTCACCAGAAGTTG GGATTGGGCCATATGTGGAGGTGGCATTTTACCATAAACGTTCAAGGACATTGCTGGTGACCGATGCTGTAATTTTTGTCCCAAGGCAACCACCAGAGTGCATTAGCAAAGAATCCTTGTTACAATCTGCAAAGAATGGTTTGGCTGTGAAGATTCTTAGTAAAGGAAAGGAAGTCCCAGATGAACCAGTTGTTGACAACAAGTTGAACCGTCAGAAAG GATGGGAGAGAATGGTTCTCCAAATCTTGTTCCTGGGTCCATCAAACCTTTTGGAGCCAACCGCCAGCTTTGGTCAAATGTCACAGAAGTTAATTGTTTCACCCATTGTCAAGACTCTAGTTTTCAGCAAAGTTCCAGAAAAG CCAGTTTAG
- the LOC122654716 gene encoding phosphoribosylformylglycinamidine cyclo-ligase, chloroplastic/mitochondrial-like, whose amino-acid sequence MSMSCGSNAELVHFVAVLNRASDKKFYFSKPSICKPSIMPLSKQLCLQPMAAEEVRMRSTMKRRSLISNSKNSGLTYKDAGVDIDAGSELVRRIAKMAPGIGGFGGLFPLGDSYLVAGTDGVGTKLKLAFETGIHETIGIDLVAMSVNDIVTSGAKPLFFLDYFATSHLDVDLAEKVIKGIVDGCQQSNCTLLGGETAEMPDFYADGEYDLSGFAVGIVKKDSVIDGKNIVEGDVLIGLRSSGVHSNGFSLVRRVLAHTGLSLKDQLPGESITLGEALMAPTVIYVKQVLDIISKGGVKGIAHITGGGFTDNIPRVFPKGLGAAIYKDSWEISPVFRWIQVAGGIEDAEMRRTFNMGIGMVLVVSPETSVRILAERRNSAYRIGEVVSGEGVIYH is encoded by the exons ATGAGTATGAGCTGTGGATCAAATGCAGAGCTTGTACATTTTGTTGCAGTTTTAAATAGAGCTTCTGATAAGAAATTCTACTTCTCAAAGCCCTCTATCTGCAAACCCAGTATTATGCCGCTCTCTAAGCAACTTTGCCTACAGCCCATGGCTGCTGAAGAAGTAAGAATGCGAAGCACTATGAAGAggagatccttaatctcaaattccaaGAATAGTGGTCTGACATATAAGGACGCGGGTGTTGACATTGATGCTGGGTCTGAGCTAGTTCGAAGAATCGCTAAGATGGCTCCGGGTATTGGAGGCTTTGGTGGCCTTTTCCCACTTG GGGATTCGTATCTTGTTGCTGGCACCGATGGTGTGGGAACCAAACTTAAACTTGCATTTGAGACTGGAATTCATGAAACTATTGGGATTGATCTG GTGGCTATGAGTGTCAATGACATCGTTACTTCTGGGGCAAAGCCATTATTCTTCCTTGATTACTTTGCCACAAGCCACCTTGATGTTGACCTTGCTGAAAAG GTTATTAAAGGCATTGTTGATGGATGTCAACAGTCCAACTGTACTCTTCTAGGGGGAGAG ACAGCTGAAATGCCAGATTTCTACGCTGATGGAGAATATGATCTCAGTGGTTTTGCTGTCGGCATTGTAAAGAAGGATTCTGTGATTGATGGAAAAAACATTGTGGAGGGAGATGTTCTCATTGGACTTCGATCTAGTGGAGTCCATTCTAATGGGTTCTCTCTTGTTAGAAG GGTTCTTGCCCATACTGGCCTTTCTTTGAAGGACCAACTTCCTGGTGAATCCATCACTTTGGGTGAAGCTCTGATGGCACCAACTGTTATCTATGTTAAGCAG GTGCTTGACATCATCAGCAAGGGTGGTGTGAAGGGAATAGCCCACATTACGGGTGGTGGCTTTACAGATAACATACCTCGAGTTTTTCCAAAGGGTCTTGGAGCAGCCATCTACAAAGATTCTTGGGAAATCTCTCCAGTGTTCAGATGGATCCAAGTG GCTGGAGGAATAGAAGATGCTGAGATGAGGCGAACCTTCAATATGGGTATTGGGATGGTACTAGTTGTTAGTCCAGAGACTTCAGTTAGAATTCTTGCAGAGAGAAGGAATTCTGCATACCGTATTGGTGAGGTCGTAAGTGGTGAAGGTGTAATTTATCATTAA